Proteins encoded within one genomic window of Granulicella pectinivorans:
- a CDS encoding alpha-L-fucosidase, producing the protein MKLAASIALLAATTFAPMLANAQLAGSKPDTTPTNHPVPSIQDTETPAQKDARLAWFREARFGMFIHWGLYSIPAGTWDGKQVPGIGEWIMNNASIPVADYKALAPQFNPTGFSAHDIVALAKAAGMKYIVITAKHHDGFAMFDSRVDPFNIVTGTPFHRDPLKELAEECRKQGVKLGFYYSQDQDWTAPGGAALKTGDHQPPTYHWDKAQDGDYATYLRTKAIPQLKELLSNYGDYPVIIWFDTPTKDMTPELASEVVALLNKYPKLIWNNRLGGTYKGDTETPEQYIPAQGYPGRDWESCMTMNDTWGYKSFDTNFKSTETILRNLIDIASKGGNYLLNIGPDSHGIVPAPEVERLHQVGKWLDVNGEAIYGTTNTTFGPEAGAFSTTEKDNKGNPKFVSTWDWRSTTKAHKIYLEIFKWPSGSFHLDKLTRHVTKAYLLADKSRKPLKLTQGSGTLDIQLPSQPLDPIATVVVLETN; encoded by the coding sequence GTGAAACTAGCCGCATCCATCGCACTCCTGGCCGCCACTACCTTCGCCCCAATGCTTGCGAACGCCCAGCTCGCCGGTTCCAAGCCCGACACCACCCCCACCAACCACCCCGTCCCCTCCATCCAGGACACTGAGACCCCCGCCCAGAAAGACGCACGGCTCGCCTGGTTCCGCGAGGCCCGCTTCGGCATGTTCATCCACTGGGGCCTCTACTCCATCCCCGCCGGCACCTGGGACGGCAAGCAGGTCCCCGGCATCGGGGAGTGGATCATGAACAACGCCTCCATCCCCGTCGCCGACTACAAAGCCCTCGCGCCCCAGTTCAATCCCACCGGCTTCTCCGCGCACGACATCGTCGCCCTCGCCAAGGCCGCAGGCATGAAGTACATCGTCATCACCGCCAAGCACCACGACGGCTTCGCCATGTTCGACTCCAGGGTCGATCCCTTCAACATCGTTACCGGCACCCCCTTCCACCGCGATCCCCTCAAGGAACTCGCAGAAGAATGCCGCAAGCAAGGCGTCAAACTCGGCTTCTACTACTCACAGGATCAGGACTGGACCGCTCCCGGCGGTGCCGCGCTCAAGACCGGCGACCACCAGCCCCCCACCTACCACTGGGATAAGGCACAGGACGGCGACTACGCCACCTATCTCCGCACCAAGGCGATCCCACAGCTCAAAGAACTCCTCTCCAACTACGGCGACTACCCCGTCATCATCTGGTTCGACACCCCCACCAAGGACATGACCCCCGAGCTCGCCTCCGAGGTCGTCGCCCTCCTCAACAAGTACCCCAAACTCATCTGGAACAACCGTCTCGGCGGAACCTACAAAGGTGACACCGAGACCCCCGAGCAGTACATCCCCGCCCAGGGCTACCCCGGCCGCGACTGGGAGTCCTGCATGACCATGAACGACACCTGGGGCTACAAGTCCTTCGACACCAACTTCAAGTCCACCGAAACCATCCTCCGCAACCTCATCGACATCGCCTCCAAGGGCGGCAACTACCTCCTCAATATCGGCCCGGACTCCCACGGCATCGTTCCCGCCCCCGAAGTCGAACGCCTCCATCAGGTCGGAAAGTGGCTCGACGTCAACGGCGAGGCCATCTACGGCACCACCAACACCACCTTCGGCCCTGAAGCCGGCGCGTTCAGCACCACCGAAAAGGATAACAAGGGCAATCCGAAGTTCGTCTCCACCTGGGACTGGCGCTCCACCACCAAGGCCCACAAGATATACCTTGAAATCTTCAAGTGGCCCAGCGGCTCCTTCCACCTCGACAAGCTCACCCGCCACGTCACCAAGGCTTACCTGCTGGCTGACAAGAGCCGCAAGCCCCTCAAGCTGACCCAGGGCTCCGGCACCTTGGACATCCAACTCCCGTCCCAGCCCCTGGACCCCATCGCCACGGTCGTAGTCCTCGAAACCAACTAA
- a CDS encoding spinster family MFS transporter, with product MTTVTETTSKPKGLPVAGAATALVLLTALNFVNYIDRYILPAVQEQIRGEFHITDSQIGSLTFWFMVAYMGISPLTGWLGDRFPRKPMIVGAALLISAVNFFTSDVHSYDSLNFRHAMLGIGEASFGIFAPSMLADFYPEDQRNRVMTIFNIALPVGAAIGVVGGGMIGAKYGWRHSFIVSAIPGAIIALLVAFLIKEPARSGRVEKAKVEKGVILSLLSNRAYMCTILGYAAVTFSLGGISWWMVSFLVRVQGMSQSEASGVMGPIIVVGGLGGTIVGGLWAQWWSKKTPKAMFYVPSLSALAAVPPALLCFFGPKPFTLPALTVAVFFIFLGTGPVNATTLNSVSAEVRATAMAGQLLVIHLLGDMTSPKIIGIVSDHSNLRIGLGATLITMVIGSGIFYLGSRSAPKLEAVA from the coding sequence ATGACGACCGTGACTGAGACGACCTCGAAACCGAAGGGGCTGCCTGTGGCTGGGGCAGCGACTGCGCTGGTGCTGCTGACGGCGCTGAATTTTGTGAACTACATCGACCGCTACATTCTGCCTGCGGTGCAGGAGCAGATTCGGGGCGAGTTTCATATTACGGATAGTCAGATTGGGTCGCTGACGTTCTGGTTCATGGTCGCGTATATGGGAATCTCGCCGCTGACGGGGTGGCTGGGGGACCGGTTTCCGCGCAAGCCGATGATTGTGGGTGCGGCGCTTTTGATCAGTGCCGTGAATTTTTTTACCTCGGATGTGCACTCGTATGATTCGCTGAACTTTCGGCACGCGATGCTGGGTATCGGCGAGGCGAGCTTCGGGATCTTTGCGCCCTCGATGCTGGCGGACTTCTATCCGGAAGACCAGCGCAACCGGGTGATGACGATCTTCAATATTGCTCTGCCGGTGGGCGCTGCGATTGGGGTCGTGGGCGGAGGGATGATTGGGGCGAAGTACGGGTGGAGGCACTCGTTTATCGTGTCGGCGATTCCGGGGGCGATTATTGCCTTACTGGTCGCGTTCCTGATCAAGGAGCCGGCGCGGAGCGGACGGGTGGAGAAGGCCAAGGTGGAGAAGGGCGTGATTCTGTCGCTGCTTTCGAACCGGGCGTATATGTGCACGATCCTGGGATATGCAGCAGTGACGTTTTCGCTGGGCGGGATCTCGTGGTGGATGGTGTCGTTCCTGGTGAGGGTGCAGGGGATGTCGCAGAGCGAGGCTTCGGGGGTGATGGGGCCGATTATCGTGGTCGGCGGCCTGGGCGGGACGATTGTAGGTGGGCTTTGGGCGCAGTGGTGGTCGAAGAAGACGCCCAAGGCGATGTTTTATGTGCCTTCCCTGAGTGCGTTGGCGGCGGTGCCTCCGGCGCTGCTGTGCTTCTTTGGGCCGAAGCCTTTTACGCTGCCGGCGCTGACGGTGGCGGTGTTCTTTATCTTTCTGGGGACGGGGCCGGTGAATGCGACGACGCTGAACTCGGTGAGCGCGGAGGTGAGGGCCACGGCGATGGCGGGGCAGTTGCTGGTGATCCACCTGCTGGGGGATATGACTTCGCCGAAGATTATCGGGATTGTGAGCGACCACTCGAACCTGCGGATCGGGCTGGGGGCTACGTTAATCACGATGGTGATTGGGTCGGGGATCTTCTACCTGGGATCGCGGTCGGCTCCGAAGCTGGAGGCCGTTGCTTAA
- the queF gene encoding preQ(1) synthase gives MGTQNTGYTDDHAKAGLDHEFPSIDTWENQFPGYEILIDDPEFTSVCPKTSLPDFGVLTIRYSPRKSCLELKSLKEYLFHYRNLGIFQENIANQVLNDIVKATDPVWAEVKGDFRPRGGISTVVTARYPRPSEK, from the coding sequence ATGGGCACACAGAACACAGGCTATACCGACGACCACGCCAAGGCAGGTCTTGACCACGAGTTTCCCTCGATCGATACGTGGGAGAACCAGTTTCCGGGATATGAGATCCTGATTGACGATCCAGAATTCACCAGCGTGTGTCCGAAGACGTCGCTGCCGGACTTTGGCGTGCTGACGATTCGGTACTCGCCGCGGAAGAGTTGCCTGGAGCTGAAGTCGCTGAAGGAATATCTGTTCCACTATCGCAATCTGGGGATCTTCCAGGAGAACATCGCGAATCAGGTGCTGAACGATATCGTGAAGGCTACCGATCCGGTTTGGGCTGAGGTGAAGGGCGACTTCCGGCCGAGGGGTGGGATTTCTACTGTGGTGACGGCTCGGTATCCGCGGCCTTCGGAGAAGTAG
- a CDS encoding M28 family peptidase gives MKLRVLLALGVLCGTAVGQSWTVKPEWVRAHEEFLASDAMAGRGSATKLEEITANYVASEFIGYGLKPAPGMTGYLQSADVEPYQTPNGRQRVRVAEQQGKPGAAKTFNAIGYLEGTDPSSGTILLTAHLDHLGTKDAGKGDGIYNGANDDAAGTTAVLELAHALASGPRLKRNVLFVCYGAEELGGLGSTYFGAHPPVALASIIANLEFEMIGNQDPKMPKGVLLLTGWERSNLGPTLKEHGALLGPDPYPEQHFFQRSDNYMLALKGVVAHTAAGWGTPPTYHQPNDDLEHLDLAFMTEAIQSLVEPMRWLASSDFRPSWNKGGQPKGRE, from the coding sequence ATGAAGCTTCGTGTTTTGCTTGCGTTGGGTGTGTTGTGTGGAACTGCGGTAGGGCAGAGCTGGACGGTGAAGCCGGAGTGGGTGCGGGCGCATGAGGAGTTTCTCGCCAGCGATGCGATGGCCGGGCGTGGGAGTGCGACGAAGCTTGAAGAGATTACGGCGAACTATGTGGCTTCGGAGTTTATCGGCTATGGCCTGAAACCGGCGCCGGGGATGACCGGGTATCTGCAGAGCGCGGATGTGGAGCCCTACCAGACGCCGAACGGACGGCAGAGGGTGAGGGTGGCGGAGCAGCAGGGGAAGCCGGGAGCGGCGAAGACCTTCAATGCGATCGGCTACCTGGAGGGGACGGACCCGTCGAGCGGAACGATTCTGCTGACGGCGCACCTGGATCATCTCGGGACGAAGGATGCCGGGAAGGGCGACGGGATCTATAACGGAGCGAACGACGATGCGGCGGGTACGACTGCGGTACTAGAGCTGGCCCATGCGCTGGCGAGCGGTCCGCGGCTGAAGCGGAATGTGTTGTTTGTCTGCTACGGGGCGGAGGAGCTGGGCGGTCTTGGGTCGACCTATTTTGGGGCTCATCCTCCGGTGGCGCTGGCCAGCATCATCGCGAATCTGGAGTTTGAGATGATCGGGAACCAGGATCCGAAGATGCCGAAGGGAGTTCTTCTGCTGACGGGATGGGAGAGGTCGAACCTGGGCCCGACGTTAAAGGAGCATGGGGCTCTGCTGGGGCCGGATCCTTATCCGGAGCAGCACTTCTTTCAGCGGTCGGATAACTATATGCTGGCGCTGAAGGGTGTCGTGGCGCATACGGCAGCGGGGTGGGGGACTCCGCCGACGTATCATCAGCCGAATGACGACCTGGAACATCTGGATCTGGCGTTTATGACGGAGGCGATTCAGAGCCTGGTGGAGCCGATGCGCTGGCTGGCTTCGAGCGATTTCAGACCGAGCTGGAACAAGGGCGGTCAGCCGAAGGGCAGGGAATAG
- a CDS encoding glycosyltransferase, giving the protein MLIRWDVVVAWVVAGAWALKTGEAAWGLPRIPDLLREEFDRWPVGGPRLTVIVPARDEEEGVVACLESLMAQDYPGLHVIAVDDRSSDATGALMDALAGRFPERLTVMHVTELPAGWLGKVHALALGAKQAEVLTQPEFLLFTDGDVVFRADALRRTLARVVDVQADHMVTVPTMDLRRWDEGVVLGFFQIFGLWATRPWKVEDPKAMRDVVGIGAFNLMRTTAYRAIGGFEGQKMDILEDFTLAKRVKKAGLRQRICFGHGLVTVHWASGAKGLVGVMTKNIFSAFRFHASLLLGACVWLAVFAVGPSVGVWMPGVRVPSAIALLCAVWAYRLYGRTSGISAWYAAGFPVGALLFIFTLLRSMAVTLRQGGVWWRGTFYSLEDLRREAGPLG; this is encoded by the coding sequence ATGTTGATTCGGTGGGATGTTGTTGTGGCCTGGGTGGTGGCGGGAGCGTGGGCCCTGAAGACGGGTGAAGCGGCGTGGGGACTTCCACGGATTCCGGACCTGTTGCGGGAGGAGTTCGACCGGTGGCCCGTGGGGGGGCCGCGGTTGACGGTGATTGTGCCGGCTCGCGATGAAGAAGAGGGGGTGGTGGCTTGTCTCGAGTCGCTGATGGCGCAGGATTATCCGGGGCTGCATGTGATTGCGGTGGACGACCGGTCGAGCGATGCCACGGGTGCGTTGATGGATGCGCTGGCGGGACGGTTTCCCGAGAGGCTGACGGTGATGCATGTGACCGAGCTTCCGGCGGGGTGGCTGGGGAAGGTGCATGCGCTGGCGTTAGGGGCGAAGCAGGCTGAGGTGCTGACGCAGCCGGAGTTCCTGCTGTTTACGGATGGGGATGTGGTGTTTCGTGCCGATGCGCTGCGACGGACGCTGGCGCGTGTGGTCGATGTGCAGGCGGACCATATGGTGACGGTGCCTACGATGGATCTGCGGCGCTGGGACGAAGGGGTGGTGCTGGGGTTCTTTCAGATCTTCGGGCTGTGGGCTACGCGTCCGTGGAAGGTGGAAGACCCGAAGGCGATGCGGGATGTGGTGGGGATTGGCGCATTCAACTTGATGCGGACGACGGCGTACCGTGCGATCGGTGGGTTCGAAGGGCAGAAGATGGATATCCTTGAGGACTTTACGCTGGCCAAGAGGGTGAAGAAGGCCGGGTTGCGGCAGAGGATCTGCTTTGGGCATGGGTTGGTGACAGTCCACTGGGCGTCGGGGGCGAAGGGGCTGGTGGGGGTGATGACGAAGAACATCTTTTCGGCGTTCCGGTTTCACGCTTCGCTGCTGCTGGGGGCTTGTGTGTGGCTGGCGGTGTTTGCGGTGGGGCCTTCGGTGGGGGTGTGGATGCCCGGGGTGAGGGTGCCTTCGGCGATTGCTCTGCTCTGCGCGGTGTGGGCTTACCGGCTCTATGGGCGGACTTCGGGCATCTCGGCCTGGTACGCGGCGGGGTTTCCGGTGGGGGCTTTGTTGTTCATCTTTACGCTGCTCCGGTCGATGGCGGTGACACTGCGGCAGGGTGGGGTCTGGTGGAGAGGGACTTTCTATTCGCTGGAGGATTTGCGGCGGGAGGCGGGACCGCTGGGGTGA
- a CDS encoding OsmC family protein, which produces MSATVVHYEGSLRCRSEHEESGVVVVTDAPKDNHGQGSSFSPSELLSVSLGSCILSIMGIMARSSGIDMSGATATVEKEMADAPRRIAKISVHVRVPGVLDEGQRRRLKNAAHACPIHNVLNIEAPITFTWG; this is translated from the coding sequence ATGAGTGCGACTGTCGTTCACTATGAAGGTTCTTTGCGATGCCGCTCCGAGCATGAGGAATCGGGAGTGGTGGTGGTCACGGATGCTCCGAAGGATAACCATGGTCAGGGCTCGAGTTTTTCTCCGAGTGAGCTGCTGTCGGTTTCGCTGGGAAGCTGCATTCTAAGCATTATGGGGATCATGGCGCGGTCGTCGGGGATCGATATGAGCGGCGCTACCGCGACGGTTGAGAAAGAGATGGCGGATGCACCGAGGAGAATCGCGAAGATTTCCGTGCATGTGCGTGTTCCGGGTGTACTGGACGAAGGTCAACGGCGAAGGCTCAAGAATGCGGCGCATGCGTGCCCGATACACAACGTCCTGAATATTGAGGCTCCCATCACGTTTACGTGGGGGTAG